In the genome of Bacillus sp. (in: firmicutes), one region contains:
- a CDS encoding DUF771 domain-containing protein, which produces MQTLKLSVDVTIPDEFVVITKVELEELEKQQLLGKYWNMKDLEKQINKKHEWIKENILYPNRFRKILDVDNGGFVYYPKSKGQTWSFHALKMAEFLDKHFNPIFSEN; this is translated from the coding sequence ATGCAAACTTTAAAGTTAAGCGTAGATGTAACAATACCCGATGAATTTGTAGTTATCACTAAAGTTGAACTAGAGGAACTAGAAAAACAGCAGTTATTAGGAAAGTATTGGAATATGAAGGATTTAGAAAAACAAATCAACAAAAAACATGAATGGATTAAAGAAAATATTCTTTACCCAAATAGATTTAGAAAAATCCTAGATGTCGATAACGGTGGCTTTGTATATTACCCAAAGTCAAAAGGGCAAACATGGTCATTTCACGCACTAAAAATGGCTGAATTTCTAGATAAACATTTCAATCCGATTTTTTCAGAAAATTAA
- a CDS encoding leucine-rich repeat domain-containing protein, whose product MGVVEFKDRGFERSVKELLNIKSERITAEDLSVVKGIMVTVGKASGFPIPWIGDSAAFSMIFPDITFNVNDSDNGQWIADMEHFVHIKSLHIYVPTINLSFLKGFYNLKELYVLGSDNKEWSFLQSLMSLRYLYLQNCSFSDLSPIGNLYIEQFKQHERERTEPNTFHIFNGLEKLYLENCGISDITPLVDCKFINDLNLSHNEISDISPIKDISSLYYLTLRHNKISDINPLGEIEGIYFINIRHNQIKDISALKKHRSSNLSRLFLA is encoded by the coding sequence ATGGGTGTTGTTGAATTTAAAGACAGGGGTTTTGAAAGGTCGGTAAAAGAACTGCTAAATATTAAATCCGAAAGAATTACAGCAGAAGATTTATCGGTTGTTAAAGGGATAATGGTTACGGTTGGAAAGGCATCAGGTTTTCCAATCCCTTGGATTGGGGATTCAGCAGCATTTAGTATGATATTCCCCGACATCACTTTCAATGTAAATGATTCGGATAATGGTCAATGGATTGCAGATATGGAGCATTTTGTCCATATTAAATCACTGCATATATACGTTCCAACAATAAACCTTAGCTTTTTGAAAGGGTTTTACAATTTGAAAGAATTGTATGTACTAGGCAGTGATAATAAGGAATGGTCTTTTTTACAAAGTTTGATGAGTCTTAGATACCTTTATTTACAGAACTGTAGTTTCTCAGATTTGTCGCCTATTGGAAATTTGTATATAGAACAGTTCAAGCAGCATGAAAGGGAAAGAACAGAGCCAAATACATTTCATATTTTTAATGGGTTGGAGAAACTTTATTTAGAGAATTGTGGTATTAGTGATATTACTCCTTTAGTGGATTGTAAGTTTATCAATGATTTAAACCTTTCTCATAATGAAATAAGTGATATCAGTCCAATCAAAGATATTAGTAGCCTTTATTATTTAACTCTGAGACACAACAAAATCTCTGATATTAACCCATTGGGGGAAATAGAAGGAATTTATTTTATAAACATTAGACATAATCAAATTAAAGATATTTCGGCATTAAAGAAACATCGAAGTTCAAACCTGAGTCGTTTGTTTTTAGCGTAA